From the genome of Pectobacterium atrosepticum:
CGGCGGTGAGCCGCATGACCGCCTTTTTTCTGGCAGCAAAGGTACTGACCTTTTTCATGACGTTCGGCAGCCTGCTGTGGAATGTGAAGCCGGTTGTTTTACTCAATGTTGCGGAGGAGGCACCCAGCTACCTTCCGTATGTGTTGATGACATTGCCATTTTGTCTGGCCTCTTTCGGTTTTCATGGCAACGTTCCCAGTTTGGTGAAGCATTACGGCCACAAGCCACAGGTAATCAAGCGTTGTCTGTTTATTGGCAGCGCGCTGGCGCTGGTGATGTATGCCATCTGGCTGATTGGTACGATGGGAAATATTGCTCGTCCAGATTTTATCGGGATTGCAGAGCGGGGCGGTAATATTGACGTTCTGGTACAGACGCTGGCCGGCGTGCTGAATAGCCCTTATCTGGACGTGTTGCTCACTGTCTTTTCCAACTTCGCCGTCGCCTGTTCGTTTCTTGGGGTAACGCTGGGGCTGTTTGATTATCTGGCAGATTTGCTGAAATTTGACGATAGCCGAATGGGTAGGGCTAAAACGGCGCTGGTAACCTTTCTGCCGCCTATTATTGGCGGGCTGGTCTATCCGAACGGTTTTATTTACGCGATTGGATTTGCCGGGTTAGCTGCCACCATATGGGCGGTGATTACGCCTGCGTTGCTGGCGCTTGCGTCGCGTCGCCGCTTCGGTAGCCCGCAGTTCCGCGTGCGGGGCGGTAATGCGATGGTGGTGCTGGTGCTGCTATTTGGCGTCGGCACCGCGCTGATACATATTCTTTCCAGCCTCGATTTGCTACCGGTTTATCGCTAGTCGATATCGCCATCCCAGTTACCTGCTAAAGCAGAAGAGACAGGATGGCGAGCGTTCCAGGTAACGACTCTTAGATAGCTATGACTTCCGTACCTGCTGCAACCACTTGTCCAGTTCATTGGCAAACTGCTGACGATCCCGCTGGTTCAAGGTACTGGGGCCGCCGGTCTGTATCCCGCTGGCACGCATGGTATCCATAAAATCCCGCATGTTCAGCCGTTCCCGAATCGTATCCGGCGTATAGCGCTCGCCGCGTGGATTCAACGCGATGCCACCCTTTTCTATCACTTCTGATGCCAGCGGAATATCTGCGGTGATCACCAGATCGCCTGATTCAACGCGGCGTACAATCTCATTATCGGCGACATCAAAGCCTGCCGCGACGCGCAGCGTGCTAATAAAGCGTGACGGCGGCACTTTTATGGTCTGGTTGGCGACCAGCGTGACCTGCATTTGTGTGCGATCCGCCGCGCGAAATAGCACTTCTTTAATAACGTTAGGGCAGGCGTCGGCATCGACCCAAATCTGCATGACTTATGCTTCCTTGTTGTGCGTATTACTTTCTGCCAGCCAGTCTCTGGCGGGCAGAAAATCTCGATAAAGTGCGGCCTCCGGGCTATCCGGTTCAGGCTGATGCTGGTATTCCCAGCGAGCCAGCGGCGGCATCGACATTAAAATGGACTCGGTGCGTCCGCCGCTTTGCAGGCCAAACAGCGTACCGCGATCCCAAATCAGGTTGAATTCCACATAGCGGCCACGGCGATAGAGCTGGAAGTCGCGTTCGCGCTCTCCCCACGCCAGATCTTTACGCCGTTCGACGATGGGCAGATAACCATCGAGAAATCCATTACCCACGGCACGGATGAAAGCAAAGCTGGTAGCAAAATCTGGCTCGTTCAGATCGTCAAAAAAGAGCCCACCGATGCCGCGTGCTTCGTTACGATGCTTGAGAAAGAAGTAATCGTCGCACCACTTTTTGTAGCGCGGATACACATCGTCGCCGAACGGTTGGCACAGGTCGTGAGCAGTCTGATGCCAGTGCACTGCGTCTTCTTTAAAACCATAATAGGGCGTCAGATCGAACCCACCACCAAACCACCAAACCGGCTCTTCTCCTGGTTTCTCGGCAACGAACAGACGCACGTTGGCGTGGCTGGTGGGAATGTAAGGGCTTAGCGGGTGAATCACCAACGACACGCCCATCGCCTGAAAGCTACGACCAGCCAGATCGGGTCGATGCGTGCTGGCCGAAGGGGGCAATGACTTGCCGGTCACGTGGGAAAAATTTACGCCAGTGCGTTCAAAAATGCGCCCGCCCGACAACACGCGACTGCAACCACCGCCGCCTTCTGCACGTTGCCATTCATCCTCGGCGAAATCGGCTCCGCCATCGATCGCCGCAAGCTGCTGACAGATATCTTTCTGTAAGCTAAGCAGAAAATGTTTTACCGCGTTGATGTCAGACATAGTGGGTATCTCGTTTCCATAGCGATGGTGGCACAGCAATAAGGCGCGCAGTATATCATCAATAAAATCGATTCCCGGACACTCGTTGTGTGATTCCTGATGGCGGCGCGCAATTTGAGATTGCGTCTGATAAAAATCACGCGATAATCACGATTTACCTTATTGCAAAATGGCGACTGTGATGGAAATCCGCATATTCAGGCAGGATGACTTTGAAGCCGTGATCACCCTCTGGGAACGCTGCGATTTGCTGCGCCCGTGGAACGATCCTGAAATGGACATCGAACGTAAGCTCAATCACGATCCCGATCTATTTCTGGTCGCAGAGGTGAACGGTGAAATCGTGGGATCGGTAATGGGCGGTTATGACGGCCACCGCGGTTCGGCGTACTATCTGGGTGTACACCCAGATTTTCGCGGGCGCGGCATTGCGAATGCGTTGATTAGCCGGTTGGAGAAAAAGCTGATTGCTCGCGGCTGTCCGAAGATCCACCTGATGGTGCGTGAAGACAACGACGCCGTGATCGGCATGTATGAAAAACTCGAGTATGAGACCGTCGATTGCATCACGCTGGGAAAACGTCTGATTGAAGATCGGGAATATTGATCTCGGTTTGCTTTTTGTTGCTGTTTAACGGCACTACATTTCGTGAGCCTTGTGAGATCATGGTCAGGAAGGATTGCCCGACGCCCGCCGGACAATCAGGACTGGTTTAAAAAATCACTGAATAGTTAACGCCAAACGTTCGTCCACGGCCTTTGTAGTCGTACAGTGAGGTAGAACCGTAGGTTGGGCTATAAAGTAGCGGTGCTCGCTGACCCCAAACGGTGGTGTATTCTTTGTCCAATAGATTTTCGATGCTGAAGCTCAATGTACCCACAGGGAGTTGGTAGCTACCGATAAAATCAACAGTGTTGTAACCGTTGATTTTATTGCCTTTTGCGTCAGTTAAGTCAAAGGATTGGGTGCTTTGTACGCGTAGATTCCACGGATCGGGCGCCCAGCCGATATAGGCAGTTGCTTTGGATGGGCTGGCGTAAATCACATCCCATTTCTGCCATTTTCCGCTGACTTTGGTTTCAGATTTCAGCACGTTGAAGTTGACGCCTGTGCTCCAGACCGTATCTGGAATAATGTAATCCACCGCACCTTCCAATCCATAAATACGGCGCTTATCGTCATTGACGTTAATGGTCATATCACTGCGGTTAATCGAAATGGACTTATCAGAGAGCGAGTAGTATGCGGCAAGCTGCGTACGCAGCGCATCACCGGTGTAGCGCCAGCCTAGCTCGTAGGAGTCAACTTTGATTCCCTGTAGTTTGGACTGTCCTACATTGACGCTGTTAACCAACTGATAGTGGCCGTTGACCAGACGATAGGTACCGTTGCCATAGTATTTACCGGGATCCGGCAACTCCACGCCCTGAGAGAAGTTAAGCCACGTTTGTTGACGGTCGGTTATGTGCATCAATATACCGGCGTTATACAGAACGTTGTCATAATCGGTTGACCCGCCAGGAATTGTATCTGCGGAGGTCGCTTGACCGTTAGCGATGGCCTGTTGTTGCGCGTAGCCAACGAAATCATCAATTTTGTTCTGAGTATGCTGGTAACGTACGCCACCGCTCAGGGTTATGGTGTCGTTAATGTCATAGTTTGACTGGAGGAAGGCAGCCAGATTGGTCATTTCATAACCCGGATAACGCCCCGTTGTGTAGATGCTTTGATTGTTCAGGCCTCCAGACGCGTTAGCTTTTGCTAAATCGAAGAACATCTGGTTTGAGGTAAAGCGTTCGTGATCGGCATCCAGACCGTAGGTAAGCTGTAGACTGTCCAATGGCTTACTGTTTAGCGTCAATTTAGCGCCATATTGGTCGGTATCTTGTTGAGAAGAGGAAAGGCTACTGACTCTATTGCTGGATACAGTAGGGAACGGATAGAACGACAGAGACTCATCGCGGTAATAGAATTGGCTTACCAATTCTTGCCCGAAGAAATCCGTGTTGGAGTATTGCATGCTGATCAAGTGACGCTCTGTACCTGGAACCCGGTCAGAATTTAGTCCTTTACTGGCGTAGGCGGTTCCGTTACCAGTCACCGCAGAGAAATTGTTGCCGAGAAACAGGCCGTAGTTATCGTCACCTTGGCTCTTGTAGTATTGCGTTACCAGTTGCAGTTGCTGAGTTTCATCAATATTCAGCGTACCGGTGCCCATCAGATCGAGACGATCGGAATACTGAAGGCCGGTTTGTGTGTTATCAAGTAGTGTGGCGTTACCATTGCCGTCGTACCAACCGCCAAACTTCTGGTAAGCAATAGACATTCGTCCGGAAATACGTTCGTTACCGCCGGAGAAGGCGCTGGCAATACGCTCATCATGATCTTTGTTTCTATTGAAACCGCTTTTGGTTCCGACCTCAAATTCTGTCTCAATTTCCGGTTGGCCTTTTTTGGTGACGATGTTGATTAAGCCTCCCGTACTGCCTCCTCCGTAAAGTGAAGTGGCGCCGGAGATGACTTCGATATGCGCAATATTGAACGGATCAATAGCGTCCAACTGACGGCTATCGGTACGGGATGAGTTCAGCCGCACACCGTCAATCAGCACGACAATCGCGCGCCCACGCATATTCATACCGTAGTTGGTACGGCTCTGGCTGCTGACATCGAGGCCGGGAATCAATTGCGCTAATGCATCTTTTAACTCTTTGCCACCATGGATTTGTTGCTCCAGTTCAGTGCCTTCGATTACCCAGGTGGTTTGTGCCATTTCTGTGACAGTTCGGTGGGTTCTGCTTGCGGAAACTACCATTTCATCTTCACCTGTTTGCTGTGCAGTGACAGGGGCGATCATGACTAGAAATAACGGATTAAGTGTCCAACGCGTGTATTTTTTTATGTTCATCATTCTTCCTTTAATCAGGTGAAACATTTACCCCAGAGGCGCGATAATGCTGAGCAGGCAATAAGTTACGTCGAGTTGAATTGCCTGTGATACGTACAGGAGAACCATCAAATCAATTTGCCAGTATTGGTGAATCTGCAATTGTGGAATCACGGGAACGTAAAGTCAGAATACCCACACTACTTGTCAGTGTTTTATGCGGCAAAGTCATCATCAAACAGCGTTTATGTGGTGTGATAATGCGAATTATGTCGATAATGACTCTTATCATCAATCTCGGTTTTTCGACTAGACATAATAGATGTTGAAAATAGCCAAGCTAAATTAGCGGCTTACTGCGCTGTGAGAGGGCAAACCTCAACCTCGATACCCGTTTCATCGTGATAAGGAATGTGCTGGTTTCTTATAATTCTTAACTGATATCAATGAATTACATCTTGTTGTAATGATATTACTGAAATTTTGTCAATCTTTATTAGTAATAGTTTTCATTTGTAAAACGATTATCATTTGTATTATTATTTATTAATGTTGCTCGACCGACCTTGACACGTTTTTTGGTGTTCCGATCTTGCTTACATTTTTATCGCCTGGAAGATTGTGATTGCACGACTGACACCAGGAAGTTGACGTTCAAGAGACGGAGTTGGATTGTGAGTCGTGAAAATCTTCATGGGGCTTTATTGGGTGCGAATCGCACCGGCAGCAGTGTATTGCTGGCTCCTCTTACTCATTCCTATTCAACAACAGCGCTAACCTCCGATGTGCCTAACTGGCGCTCGCTGGCCTTTTTTGTTTTGTCCTGCGTGGCGCATGCGGCGCTGGCAGTTTTCTTTTTATTGCACTATTCCCCGAAAGAAAGCATTGAAGAGATGGCGGGAAACGCAGGCGGAAGCATGCAGGTGACGATGATGGCTGCGGCGATGTCACAGGCTGCTGATACGTCGCCACCTGTAGCCGACCCTCCCGTTGCTCAACCGACTCCCGTCGTGATGCCGATTTTAACGCCATTGCCAGAACACCCCAATCCTGTCATTAAACAGCCAGTCATCGAGCGTAAGCCTGTCACTCCCGTTACGGAAAAAAAGCCTCCCGTGCGTGAGAGAAAGCCGCTTGAAAAGAAACCGGAAGATAAACCGAAAGAACAGCAGCAGGCCCGATCGCAGCAGACACAGCAAACACAGCAGGCAGAGAAGAAAAGTGAGTCTCCGGTAGCGACAGCTCAAACCGGTGACGCACCGTCTCCAATGCCATCTTCTGTTGGCATGCCGGGTAGTGCGTCAACGGCCAAAGCAGGAGAAAGCGATAGCGGTCAGGCGGTTCGTGGTGCAGGGAAAAGCAATAGTCAAAATTTCAAAGCGCTGCATCGCCGCGTGAATTATCCCTCTCGGGCAAAAGCGCTGGGCGTGGAAGGAAACGTGCGCGTCAAATTCGATATCACCGGTAGCGGCACAGTCACTAATGTACAAATTCTGTCTGAAACGCCAGACGGCGTATTTGGCGATGATGTGATGAAGGACATGGCGCGTTGGCGCTATCGGACAGAGGCACCGGTTGAGAATCAGGTGGTTTCCATCGTTTTCAAGCTTAATGGGCACATTCAGGTTGACGATTAGTCGTAAGCATTACATGCAGTACATACAACAATAATTTTATTTCTTAATAATTGGATTCATTGGGGATTTTGAATAAATGAATAAGAACGTCTATTTAATGATGCTACTGTCATTATTATCAGGGCCTGCACTCGCACAGCAAAATGACACCTCTGCCGATGAAAACCAGCAGAAAAAAAATGCAGAAACCGAAGAAGAACAGCAAAGCGATTCATCTTCGGGAAATAGTGAAGATACCATTTTAGTTCGCTCAACCCCGACCAGCCAGTCGATGGGGTCGCAGATCATTAATGCAGAGCAGATTAAAAAAATGCCTACCGGAAACGGTTCAGTGCCGGAGTTATTAAAAAATAACCCAGCAGTACAATTCTCTAATACGGCGAATAGCAGCAATACGCCAGGTGAATTAGCGCCGGAAAATGTCTCGTTCCACGGCGAGAAGTTTTACAACAATAACTTTATGATTGATGGGTTATCGAACAATAGTAATATCAACCCCGGAGCCAATAAGGGTGAATTGGGCTCGAATCCTGATGGATACAGCCCGACCGATTTACCTGCTGGTGGCACGCAATCGTTCTGGATTAACTCGGAGCTGATTGAATCACTCGAGGTTTTTGATAGTAATATTTCGGCTAAGTACGGTGATTTTACCGGTGGTGTGGTGGATGCCAGACTAATGGATCCCAAGCTGGATAAAGCCTCTGGTAAGATTTCTTATCGCACCTCGCGTGACAGTTGGACCAGCTATCACGTCGATGAGAGTATTAGCGACGAATTTTATTCTGGTACCAACTTGTACTACCAACCAAAATTTAAGAAGCAGTTTTATTCGGCCACTTTTAATCAACCGTTGAGTGATAAAGCCGGCTTTATTTTTGCCTATAACCGCCAGCAGTCAGATATCCCCCATTATCAGGAGTTCTTGCGGCAGTGGAGCGATCAGGAACGGATTAGCGAAACCTACCTGCTCAAAGGCTCCTATCTGGCGGACAACGGCGATATTGTCCGCATGACGGGCATGTATTCCCCGCATGAATCTAAATATTACAAAAAAAATGTGAAGAACGGGTCTTATACCAATAACGGCGGTGGCCATCGCTTTAATATGGAATGGGAACACAATGCCCGTTGGGGGAAAATGACCAGTCTGGCGGGATATCAGTTTGAACAAAATAAAATTGAGCATGAATCTAATGAGTTTATTAGCTGGTTCCACACTGTTCCTGGGTTAAATTTTACTTCCCCATCACTGGGGTGGCAGACTACAAACAGAAATTCACAGGTTGGTGGCTATGGAACGTTTACGACAGAAAAAAAGACTACCACGCTGAAGCAGGATTATGAACTTAACCCCGTCTTCTTGCTAGGGATGACCCATCAGGTCGATTTTGGCTGGCAGACTGACTTTGCTAGTGCGCAGTATATCCGTTCTCAAAATGCCAATTTTGCCAGCGTTGCGGCGAATGCTATCTACATTAATCCCAATGTTGTATGCCTACCCGGTGACACGACGTGTATTCCCGGTGAGCAGTTTGCTGGCACTAACATAGTTTACCCAGCCCGTTCCGTACAGGTTAGTAATATTAACTATGCAGTTTATTTGCAAGACAGCATGGCATGGGGGCGTTTAGAAGTGACTCCAGGCGTGCGTGTCACATATGATGACTTCTTGGAAAATCTGAACGTTGCCCCTCGTTTTGCCGCCTCTTATGATGTATTCGGTGATCGATCAACTCGCGTATTCGGCGGAGCCAACCGCTACTATGCGACAAATCTGCTGACATATAAGTTGCGTCAGGGGATTGGTACAAATACTGTGCAAAACCGCAGGTCACCTACTGCACCATGGACTGCAGCTTCGGAAAGAACGGGAACCAATTACGCCGTTTCTGATTTAAATACGCCTTATAGCGATGAAGTGACGCTAGGGTTATCACAGCGCGTGATGGATACAGTTTGGACGGCAAAATGGGTTAACCGTCAGGGGAAGGATCAGTTTGGTCGCGAAACGACCACGATTGATGGCCAAAGTTACCGCGTGATGAATAATGATGGTCGGACAGAGGGGAATACACTGTCTTTAGAAGTGGAGCCAATTAGCCCGCACCGTTTTAGCTTTGCTGAAGTGAACTGGAAATTGGGTGCTAGCATCACGAAAAATAAAGCTAATTCGATCGCTTACTACGAGGATACGAATACAGACGAGAGTCGGGTGATTGTTGACGGTAAGTTGATGTATAAGGGCGATATGGATGCGATGGATTTCAATACTCCATGGCGGGCCTTCCTGAGTGTGGATACTTACTTCCCTGCGGCTCGTCTCAACTGGGGGCAGAGCGTGGGCTATATCGCGGGTTACAAAGGCTATACAACCTTGTCATCCGCGACGGTGTGCCCCGGCGGTAGCCCTGCGTGTAATGCTGAACCTAGCTTTACAGGAAGCGCTATAGAATATATCTCGACCCAATATGACGACTTTATCTCCTACGACTGGCGTTTCTCCTACTCGCAGCCGGTATACAAAACTCAGACGCTGGATATCACTCTGGATGTACTGAACGTTTTAGATAACGTGGTCGAAACATCGCAAAAAACTGCTTCTGGTAGTGCCGTCACCTACAAACCCGGCCGTCAGTTCTGGCTTGGCGTCGCTTACACCTGGTAAATCCTATGCCCTGTCATTCGTCACATGCTGACGTATGACGGGGCATTTTGCATTGATGCACTCAAAGAATTGCCTTACGGCAAAAATAAAAACGAAAAGGTTGTTATGAACTGGAAGAAATGTTGCTGGTTATCGCTAACGGCTGTCGGTCTGTTAGCGGGAAGCGTTGTAAGCCAGGCTGAAGAAATAAAAAGTCCGTTGCCGGTTTTTAAAGAAGGAACGCTGGCGAATGGATTTCGTTACACCCTCGTGCAGCTGGAAGGGCCGAAGACGCGAGTGGATATTCGCCTGATTGTTGATGTCGGGTCGATTGATGAGAAAGACAATGAATCCGGCGTGGCGCACATGGTGGAGCATATGGTGTTCCGCGCCAGCGACGAGTTTCCTCAAGGTGTGAGTACGGAACTGCATAAACAAGGCTGGGGACGCGGTCAGAGCTATAACGCCGTAACCAACTATGAACGCACCATGTACATGATGAGCCCGCCGAAAGGTAACCTCGATCTGGGAGCGACTTTGCAGGCGCTGAGCCAGATGACGGGCCATGCCAAGCTGTTGCAAAGCGATCTCGACGACGAGCGCAAAATCATTCTGGAAGAGTGGCGCGGCAAGCTGGGTGTAGCGGAACGCATGAACCAGCAGCGCGTACAGGCTATTCGGCATGACTCCCGTTATCCTTCCCGCCCGGTAATTGGCACGGAAGAGTCGATTAACGATACGCCGGCCAGCGTGCTGCAGGATTTCTATCAGCGTTGGTATCACCCGTCGAATATGCGTTTGATGATTATTGGTGATATCACGCCTGCGGATGCGGAGCGCGAAATTCAACGCTATTTTGCAGCGCTGCCGAATGTCGCGGTGCCTACACGTGATTACTACGAACCGTTACTGAAACCGCAGCTCAAAGTGGCGCGTTTGCAGGATAGCCAAAGCGGCAGCAGTCAGGTGTCGTTTGTCTACCGTTTCAATGATAAAGACGCATTCGGCCAATCAGAGTACCGTCACCGTTTACTTACGCAAATCACGATGTCTGCGGTAACGCGTCAGGTTCGTCGACAAAAAGCGGAACTGCCGCAAGACGCTAGTAGTCTGGTGGTGCGTAAATCGGATATTGGCAAAACCACCGCAGCACTGGGCTTTTTCGCCAATGTGATGCCGGGTGGTCATGACGCCGCTATTTCCGCCGTACTGAAAGAAATTGAGCGATTTAAACGCTATCCGTTAAATGAGCAGGACATCACGGAGATCACCTCCGACATTCGTGAAGTCGCGCAGCGTATGAGCGTTACCCCTGAAACGCGCGAGTTTGCGGATTGGGTTCAGCAGTTGACCATCGTATGGCAACAGGATCGCCCTTATGTCGGCAGCCAGCAGCGTGGTAAAGACGCGCTGGAAGCGCTGGACACGATTAAGGGGGAAGATGTGAACCGCCATTGGCAACGCTGGTTAGCTTCGCCGGATACGCTGGCGCAGTTTAGCGTGCCGGGCGCGACACCTTTCACGTTGCCTAAGCCGGATGCGATTAGCAAATTGCAGAAGCAGTGGGCGCTGGCGACACTGGCACCGCTGCGATTGGAAGAGAAGAAAATCATCCCTGAGCTTCCTTCTGTGACACAAAGCGGAAAACGCACGGCGGTGAAGACCTTTGCTGCACAGAAAGTAGAGCAGTGGCAACTGAGCAACGGCGATCGCGTGGTATGGCTACGTGCGCCAGAAGCGGGTAAGAAAGTGTATCTTACCGCGACGAGTCAGGCTGGGTTCATGGCAACTGCGATGAATCCGTGGCAGGCACAGTTGGCGAGTCAACTGGTCAATCAAAGCGGCCCCGCGACGTGGAGTGGAGAATCGTTAAGTAACTGGAAAAAAGAAAAAACGCTGTCGCTGAGCATCGATCAGGAAGCGGATCAACTGACGTTGAGTGGAACCGCGCCAACGGAGCAGCTAGCAAGTCTATTTGGGCTATACCGTGAGCTGAATGTGGCGCCGGGCATCGATCCTGATGTGATGAAAGAGAGCATGATGAGTCTGGCGCGTCAGAAGGCCAATGACGATCAGTCCGTCGGTGGAAAACGTGCTAGCGAAATGACTAAACTGCGCTTTGGCGAACCCGCCTGGCAGCAGCCTGAAATTGCAGAACTGAAGAAAATTTCTGCGCCAGCATTACTGTCACAGTGGCATAAAGCCGCTTCTGCACCAGTGACTTACTATCTGATCGCAGATATGCCCGCTACACAGCTGTTGCCACAGGTTGAACGCTATCTTGCGACCATTCCGCGTCAGCCTGCCAGCGAGGTAAAACAGCATCTGGCGCTGTCGGGTAAACGCGAAGCAACTTCTGCTATCAATGTCGAACCGCGTGCCGATATCCTGACCTGGAGTTTCACGCCACATGCGTGGACGCCGCAGGCAGCGGTGCAGGTGAGCATTGCCCGTAACATTGCGAGTAAATATCTCAAGACGAGCCTACGTGATGATGCTCTCGGTATTTACCGCATGCGTGTCGATAGCGAGCTGGAAGATAAGAAACAGCGTATCGAGACGGAGGTGAGCTTCACCAGCGCGCCTGAGCGTGCGCAGGAGCTGTGGACGCTGGCTGAGCAAGCCTTCTCTGAACTGCCGACGAAGATTACTCAGCAGGATGTGGATGAGCAGAAAGCACAGTTCATCCGTGCTGAAAAAGGGCGTCAGGGTGATCTGACCACGATACAGCGCCGCCTGATTCTGAGCTATCGCCATTACAACGATCCGCGTTATCTGAGTAATGCATCCAAACTGGCGGACAGCATCACATTGGAAAGCGTACGCGCGATGTCAGCGAAGCTGTATAACCCGGATAACCGCGTGCTTTACATCACCTTGCCGCAAGAGGTGAAAGAGTGAAGAAGATGGCGGCACAGTTTGTCGATCTCTGCCGTCCTTTTTGGCGGGGAAAACAAGGTTGGTTAGCGCTGTTACTTCTCATTACCGCGACCAGCATGGGATGGGCAATCGTCTATCTCAACGTATTGCTCAATGATTGGAGTAAAACGTTTTACGATGCGCTCGGTTCGTTTGATAGCAGCGTGCTGCTATCTCTGATGAAAGAGTACGGCATCTATATCCTGATTTATATCGTGGTATTTGTGCATCAGGACTGGTTCACCCGCTGGTTGATCATTCGTTGGCGTAGTGCTCTAACGGAAGAGCTAGTGAATAGCTGGCTGGCAAAGCGGGCGTTTTATCGGATGTCGTTAGCGGGAAAAATCGACAATCCCGATCAACGCATCGCCGAGGATATCAGCTTATTTGTTGATAAAACGGTGAGTCTGGTGGTGTCGTTCTTGGTTGTGACTGCCCAGTTGTCGTCTTTCGTCATCA
Proteins encoded in this window:
- a CDS encoding TonB-dependent receptor; translation: MNKNVYLMMLLSLLSGPALAQQNDTSADENQQKKNAETEEEQQSDSSSGNSEDTILVRSTPTSQSMGSQIINAEQIKKMPTGNGSVPELLKNNPAVQFSNTANSSNTPGELAPENVSFHGEKFYNNNFMIDGLSNNSNINPGANKGELGSNPDGYSPTDLPAGGTQSFWINSELIESLEVFDSNISAKYGDFTGGVVDARLMDPKLDKASGKISYRTSRDSWTSYHVDESISDEFYSGTNLYYQPKFKKQFYSATFNQPLSDKAGFIFAYNRQQSDIPHYQEFLRQWSDQERISETYLLKGSYLADNGDIVRMTGMYSPHESKYYKKNVKNGSYTNNGGGHRFNMEWEHNARWGKMTSLAGYQFEQNKIEHESNEFISWFHTVPGLNFTSPSLGWQTTNRNSQVGGYGTFTTEKKTTTLKQDYELNPVFLLGMTHQVDFGWQTDFASAQYIRSQNANFASVAANAIYINPNVVCLPGDTTCIPGEQFAGTNIVYPARSVQVSNINYAVYLQDSMAWGRLEVTPGVRVTYDDFLENLNVAPRFAASYDVFGDRSTRVFGGANRYYATNLLTYKLRQGIGTNTVQNRRSPTAPWTAASERTGTNYAVSDLNTPYSDEVTLGLSQRVMDTVWTAKWVNRQGKDQFGRETTTIDGQSYRVMNNDGRTEGNTLSLEVEPISPHRFSFAEVNWKLGASITKNKANSIAYYEDTNTDESRVIVDGKLMYKGDMDAMDFNTPWRAFLSVDTYFPAARLNWGQSVGYIAGYKGYTTLSSATVCPGGSPACNAEPSFTGSAIEYISTQYDDFISYDWRFSYSQPVYKTQTLDITLDVLNVLDNVVETSQKTASGSAVTYKPGRQFWLGVAYTW
- a CDS encoding insulinase family protein codes for the protein MNWKKCCWLSLTAVGLLAGSVVSQAEEIKSPLPVFKEGTLANGFRYTLVQLEGPKTRVDIRLIVDVGSIDEKDNESGVAHMVEHMVFRASDEFPQGVSTELHKQGWGRGQSYNAVTNYERTMYMMSPPKGNLDLGATLQALSQMTGHAKLLQSDLDDERKIILEEWRGKLGVAERMNQQRVQAIRHDSRYPSRPVIGTEESINDTPASVLQDFYQRWYHPSNMRLMIIGDITPADAEREIQRYFAALPNVAVPTRDYYEPLLKPQLKVARLQDSQSGSSQVSFVYRFNDKDAFGQSEYRHRLLTQITMSAVTRQVRRQKAELPQDASSLVVRKSDIGKTTAALGFFANVMPGGHDAAISAVLKEIERFKRYPLNEQDITEITSDIREVAQRMSVTPETREFADWVQQLTIVWQQDRPYVGSQQRGKDALEALDTIKGEDVNRHWQRWLASPDTLAQFSVPGATPFTLPKPDAISKLQKQWALATLAPLRLEEKKIIPELPSVTQSGKRTAVKTFAAQKVEQWQLSNGDRVVWLRAPEAGKKVYLTATSQAGFMATAMNPWQAQLASQLVNQSGPATWSGESLSNWKKEKTLSLSIDQEADQLTLSGTAPTEQLASLFGLYRELNVAPGIDPDVMKESMMSLARQKANDDQSVGGKRASEMTKLRFGEPAWQQPEIAELKKISAPALLSQWHKAASAPVTYYLIADMPATQLLPQVERYLATIPRQPASEVKQHLALSGKREATSAINVEPRADILTWSFTPHAWTPQAAVQVSIARNIASKYLKTSLRDDALGIYRMRVDSELEDKKQRIETEVSFTSAPERAQELWTLAEQAFSELPTKITQQDVDEQKAQFIRAEKGRQGDLTTIQRRLILSYRHYNDPRYLSNASKLADSITLESVRAMSAKLYNPDNRVLYITLPQEVKE